In Nitrospinaceae bacterium, the genomic stretch TAGGAGAGATCGATGAATACATCTCCGACCTTGGTTTTTTCGAGAAAAACACCGAATAGGATAAATAGAAACACATAACTCGCATAAACATTTGCGATGACACCAAAGATGCCGTCGTTTCCATAAATGAAGCTGACAACTTCATTATATGAAAATCCTTTATGAAGAAGCCGCCCGGGGAAATAATTGCCGTACATGGCGTAGCAAAAGAACGAGACCCCCAACAAAGGAAGCACCCACCCCAGTATCCGGCGACACATCTCGATAGAAACGATGATAGCGATCGTGCCCATAAAAACGTCTGGCCACAGAACCAGTCCCGCACGATCTCCCCGGTCGGCGAAATTCATGATGTATTCCACCGTGAAGACGACAACCCCTGCACAAAGGAGAAGGTCCACCGAAGAGGGCCGCCTTATTGGAGCGCCCTTTCGAGCCGGAAAGAAAATAAATGTCAAGATGGCAGTAAAGACCACATAGAATGGCAAATAAAAATGAAACGCATAGATAGCCAAGCCCGGAAAATGAACCGTCTCCCAAATCGCCGAGAGCGATTTTTCCGTACCCGCAGAAAGAAGCGGGGAGAGGATATAGACGATAACCTCACCAAAACCCAGACCAAAATCTACAGGCGCCTTGTTCGCCGCGCCGTAGAGAAAATAGAAAGCAAACACAAGCGAGGACAGTAGGGTCGTCACCTTCGGCAGAAGGCACAGCCCCGAAACGTACAACCAGATCAAGGCATAAAGCCAAACTTCGAGAGCCGGGAATGTTACATCCTGCCATTCCCACGAAATTTCATAGGGAAGATAAAGATTATATTTTTCACCGGCAAAGAAAATTATATAGATAAAAAACATGCTGGACAGAAACAACCAAACCGGCATGCTTTTCTTTTGAAAACCAGGAGAAAGATCCCGACGGTCTGCCGACTCCGGGGCAAATACAAACCGCACCCACACCCAGAGAAAATTGAAAAAATTCCCCATCTCCGCTCTTTCCCATCCGACTTCGATGATAACCAGTTAAATCAGAACCCCCCGGAAGGACACAATCCCTCCGGGGGGGGGGCAAAATTTCAAACTCAGCAAAGTCTCTAATTAACTTTGTAGCCCTTCTCTTTCCAGTAACGGGCTGCGCCAGGATGAAGGTTCATGTTGAAATTTTTCATCTGATTAATGAACTCACCCGACTTTGAAGCAAAGTCCAGGCCGATCTTCCATCCCTTGAATACGTTAATCAAGAAGTCGCGGTTCGCCTTGTCATATACACGGCTGGCCACTTCATAGACGACATCGTTGGAAACCTTCACGTTGGTAACCGCGAAGATAGTGTAGGCAACCGTCTTGAACTTCTTGCCTTTCATACCGTTATAAGCGCTAGCATCCTTGTTGGCCTTGTAGTAGCCAGAACTCATGGCGACGAATTTATCACGCACATCATCGGGAATGCTGAGAATGCGGAGGGGGTGACTTCGTGAGGCGCGAAGAATCGCCGGCGAGGGAACAGGATTCGGAATGCCAAAGGCATCAAGCTTGCCGTCGATCATGTTCGTCGCGGCGGCCGCCCAACCCATATAGTCCTTACGGATTTTACCGGTGACACCAATGTTGTCGGTGATGAACTTCGTCATGAAGAGCGTCGAGCTTCCGCGGGGGCCCATATTGAAGCGCTTTCCGGCGAGATCGTGATAGGTCTTGATGCCGGATTTCCGGAACGTCGCCACCTGGAACCAGGAAGTGGAAACGGGGCCGATACCACGGATGGTATTCTTCGGTTTGCCCTTGTGAAAAGGTTTTTTGCCTCGCTGAATGAAATCGACAAAAATTCCGTTCGTCATGCCGATTTCAGAGCGGCCATTAGCAACAAGGCGGGTATTCGCGACAAAACCCTTTGACTCGCGGTTGGTAACGTTGACCTTTTTACTCGTCTTGTTCACGGCCTCGGCAAGACCTGCCGCCATTCGAAATGCGCCTGCGCCCTTACCAGCGCCGACGATGGTGATGTTGGTAGCGGCACTCACCTGAGTAGCAACGAAACCAACTGCAGCAATAGCCGTAACTGCCATTTAGAAACTTTCTGTAAATACGCATGGACTCCCTCCAGTTGAAATAACAGAGAAACAAATTCTTTTTACATAGGATGATTCTATCCATTCAATACACTTTCGCAAGTAACATTTACACTAAATTAAATTTATTATTAAAAGAGCCTCCGCATAATAAAAACATTTATCCCGATCTTCATCTCCCCCGCCTTTCGGCAAGTACGCCCACCAGGAGAACAACAAGGATATTAGCCAGATAAGAGCCCCATACAGCCCATAGTCCGAAATATGCCCATCTGCCAATATCAAGAGCAGGGTAGGAGAAATCCACCCACAGACGCAGCCCCGTGAGGGCACCAGCAAGATTTCCCGACTCTGAAATACGGTTGGCCTTGCGGTCATAGGTGTAAAAAATACCAACCACAGCGGCAGCTAACAGCGAGGGCAAGAACAGGATTTTTTCCGGTCGGTTTAACCCGTAGAGATGAATCAGTATGCCCGATATCAAGCCCATCAGGATCATATGGAACGCAAGGCAAACAAGTAGCCGCGCCCATTTACGAGAGTCTTTCATACTCTGGCGTGTTCCCGTATACGGTGTAGGAGACGTCCCTCGCCCCACACCTCGCAGCCATACTGAGGAGATATCTCTATGCCGCCTGTCATTCGCCTTTTTGTGAAAACAAGTCTCATCTGTTTTGTCATTACTTTTGCATCAGGCTCCCTTTTCATGCTGGCAAACGCCATCTGGCTCATGAGGATGCCAAGAGAATTGCTGCTTCTCCATGCTCACATAGGCTTCGTCGGCTGGCTCGGACTTATGGTAATGGGTGTGGCGCTCTGGATGTTCCCCCTGATGCGGGGCACTCACCCCGAAACAAAGGGTCGCTACCATTTACCCTCCGTCTACGGAATTTATTATCTCACCATGGGCGGGCTTATCTTCCGAATAATCGGCGAGCCCTGGCTCTGGCGAACGGCGCACCCATTTGCACAATTTACACTCATCATCTCTGGGCTGGCACAGCTCGCCGGTATTGTCCTGTTCGTCTTCGTAATTTGGCGACGTGTACGAGAGGTAACGCCTGGCGTTCTTTAATAGCTGACACACTTCGCAAAAAATATAGCCGGGCGAGCCTCTCTGTATCGCCCGCCCGGCTATTTCGAATCACCTTGCTACTAAGAGTAATCGCCCGCCCGAGCGCTGAAGGGCGGATCGCCACCGGCGTTCCAAACCGTCCAACGTTTGGGGTGAACAATAAAGCGCACACGATCCACCTGGGCCACTGGGCCAGCCATAAATTTCGGGGCTATTTCGGGACCAAGATAACGCTCGGCGCATCGACCGATAAGATCGTGATCCGTGCCGACACCCTCGATGAGTTCCACCTCACCCTCACAAACCACGGCAGCGTAAGGCGGATCATCCTTGTCCACCACAACCGAAATTTTCGGGTTCCGCTTGACGATGCGGGTGTGGACACCGGACGATTTCGTGCTGATAAGAAACTTGCCGTCTTCCCAGATGTACCAGATCGGACGAATCAACTGACCGCCGTCCTTGCGCGACACCGCGAAACGACACATACGTTTTTCCGCCAGAAACGAATCGATGAATGCCTTGTCGCCCATACCGTTCTCCTTTTTTTTCTTGAAACCGGCAAATCGCCGCCCAGGCTGTGAATGCCTCTAGCGGCCCGTCCGGCCCGACAGAACCCGAGTATCCAAAAATTGAAAATCCTACGCTCGAAACCAGCCTACCTCCCACAAGGGGATAGGATCAACGCCCTAAAACGATGAACACCATTCCGCCCACAGTGAAAAATACGCCAAATACCATGGCCGGACGAACACGCTCAAACCCCCGAAGGAATAAAGCCGTGAAAAAAATCGAAAAAATCGGGGATGAGGCGATAATAGGGGTAACGACGCTGACATCGCCCATTTTGATGGCAATATTCATGAAAACCTGGTTCGCCGAATTCAGAACTCCTAACAATATTATGGCAATGATAGTCGAGCGGCCACCCCACCGGAACAGTTCGGCTGGCACCAAAGGCCGAAGGCTGGAGAGAACAATTGCCCCGACAAAATTCGCCCATGCCACGGTAAGTATGGGATCGGGAAAAGAGGCAAGCCCTTTTTTTCGAATGAACGCACTCATTCCGAGCGAGAGGGCACTCGCGAATCCCCAAAGAATGCCTTTATGAAACCAACCCTTCTCAGAGGGCTCGTAGCTGACAAAAACAACCCCCATGATCACCAAAAAAGTGCCGAAAAGCACCGCTGGCCCCGGTCGCTCACCAAGAAATAAAACCGCCAGCCCTAGCGAGAGCAACGGGGCGGTGGACATCATGGTTGTCAGCCTCGGCGGGCCGATAGTGAACAGCGCCTTGTAGTAAACAAAGCGCCCATAGCTGTATGCAGAGATTCCGAGAAGAGCGAACCAGCCCATTCCCACGACGGTCATCTGCCCATCGACGTAATAGTACGCGCCCAACAACCCAAGGACGACGACGTTGACGATGTTGGTCAGCAAGGATGCCGCAAGAATGCCGATGTGGCGCAAAGGGCGCGCGGTGGCCACGCCCTGCAAGGCCAGCATAGCCGCAGTCAACAGCGCCCAAATAATAGCTGTTGAATTATCGGTCAATTTAGAATTTCCAGGTAAATGAGATCAACCGTGCCGTCCAATGCCGATGGTGGCCATTCCAAGAAAGGTAATCATAATTCCCACCACCACACGGCGATTCAGGCGCTCTATGTCGCGCAGGAATATAGCCGAAAGCAGCATAACGATTACAGGGGTCGTGCTCATGATGGGTATGGCGAGAGACATTTGCCCCTGAAGGGAAATATTCATGACTACCTGTTGAATAGAATTAAAAAAAATGGCCAGGAATATTACGGGTGCCAGAGACCAGCTTATTTTTTCCCACGACAAAATATTGTTGGGCAGGGCGGTGCGCAATATCTCGCCCGTTGGAACAGCCACCAGAGCGGCCCAGGCTGTGAGCAATGCAGATGCCGGCATAATGTGCATTCCCCGGTTCCGCATGTAACCTCCCACAGAAAACAACAACATGCAGGTGAGCGACCATCCGATTCCGGCCTGGAACCACCTCCCCTTCGAGGGCGCATAGATCACCGTGATCACCCCCACAACCACAAACGCTGTTCCCATCAATACGAGAGGGCCAGGCCTCTCGCCAAGGAGGACCGTGGCAATCAGAAGCGTCGGCAAAGGGGCCAAGCTGGCTATCGTGATATGGCGTGAGGGGCCCATGGTCCGCATGCCCGTGTAAAAAAACCATCGGTTAATGCAAAAATTCGTCACACCGAGTACACCAAACCAGGCAAATGCCTCCCACCGAAACATCGAAATGTCGAAAATATAAAGCCCATAGAAACCCAACATCACAGCGTTTCCCATGTTGGAGATCTGGGCGAGCGTGAACGAGCCTACCTTCGCCAGAGCACGCGCAAATGTAATGTTCGCGCCCGCCGCGAGGAAGGCTGCAAGAAACGCCAAAAGTACGGTTTCTGTCTCGTTGGTCAACGAATATTCCTAAAATAAACAATCAGAGGTGCTCGAACTCCTCAGGCCCCAGCTGGGTAACCCCACATTCAGCAAGTACCTGCCAATATCGAGACCCCACAGCTCCATCCGCCATTGAAAGGCGGGGAAAAGGTGCCCATCAAGCCCTTAAAATTGGTACAAAACCACCAATTTCAAGCCTACATGGTATTTTAATTATCGAGCCCGCTCGGGCCTTACCCATTGCAAGAAAGAGCCGGGTAGTAGAAAATACGCCGAAAGGGGATTTGCCTCTTAAATCCCACAGAGAAATGAATATTGCAATAAAATTCAGCTACTTACAACGACCAAGCTGAGCCCTGGCAATTTCGTTTCACTCGCAGATTGCCTAAACGTCAACAATGGAACCCGTAGCGTCGAAATAGGCGGTAAACAATAGCCGCTTTTAGTAAAATTGAACAGGAAGGAACGTCAACATGTCATTGGTCATAACCCGGAGTTCGGCATCAATCGCAAAAACCGCGATGCAAGCATTTTTCATGCTGCTCATCGCACTTTCATTCACTATTTCGGCTCCCGCTCACGCAGCAACGGCAAAGATCAAAGGCCTTCCCTCACTGGCCGATCTAGTTGAACAACTAAAACCATCTGTTGTAAATATCAGCTCCGAAACAATTGTTAAGTCCCAGTCTCGCCGAGGTGTCCCTGGTATGCCAGGAGATCCCTGGAGCGAAATGTTGCGGCGCTTTTTCGAGGGCCAGCAGGCACCTCCCGGCTTTCAGGGCAGACCAGCGCCCAAACAGAAAAATACCAGCCTCGGCTCCGGGCTCATTGTTGATTCCGAGCAGGGGCTCGTCCTGACGAACAACCATGTCATCGAAAAAGCAACTCAAATCACGGTAATGACCCAGGACAAAAAGCGACGCAAAGCAACTGTCGTCGGTCGGGACCCCAGAACCGATATCGCCCTTTTGCGTATTGAGAAAAAAGAGGGCGAAAAACTTCCCGCCGTCAAACTAGGCAACAGCGACAAGCTTCGTGTTGGCGACTGGGTAGTTGCGATCGGCAACCCCTTCGGGCTCGCTCATACCGTTACGGCGGGGATCGTCAGCGCCAAGGGCAGGGTCATCGGTGCCGGGCCCTACGATAACTTCATCCAAACCGATGCCTCGATCAACCCGGGCAACAGCGGCGGCCCCCTGTTCAACCTCTCCGGAGAGGTCGTCGGCATTAACACTGCCATCTTCAGCCGAGGTGGCGGCAACATCGGCATTGGCTTCGCCATCCCGATCAACCAAGCTAAAGATCTGATGCCCCAGCTTCGAAAGGGCACTGTCGTACGCGGATTCCTGGGTGTCTCGATTCAACCTGTTGACGATGCTCTCGCCAAGGCGCTGGGGCTGAAAAACACAAAAGGGGCACTGGTGAGCAGCCTGGTGACCGATGGACCCTCGGCCAAGGCTGGTGTTAAGCGAGGCGACGTTGTTTTGTCTTTGGACGGCAAGGCGGTGGAAAGCCCTCGTGCCCTATCCCGCATGGCCGCCCGCATCGCACCGGGCCGCAAAGTAAAGTTGATCATATTCCGCAACGGCAAATCCATGAATATCACCATTATTTCCGGAAAAATGCCCGGCCCAGAACAGGTGGCCAGCGCCTCGGGAAATACCTCGATGGGCAAAAAACTAGGGATCGAGGGACAAAACCTTACACCTGAAATCGCCCGCCAAATAGGCGCGGAAACCAAGTATGGCGTTCTCATCGTCAGCGTGAAACAAGGCAGCCCGGCAGACAAGGCTGGTATCAAGCGCCGCGACATCATCATCGAGGCAAACAAAAAAACTATCAAAAAAGTTGGAGATCTTTCCGCCGCAATTAAACGCAGCAATAAGGCGGGAAATTTATTCTTGATTGAGCGCCGAGGGGCCACGCGCTATGTTGTCGTTGAAGGCCTAAGTTAAACCGGAGGGAAAATGGCGAAAGCCACGGGTACAAGCGAAAGCCTTATTGAAGCGGCATCCGTTATCTGCGGCCAGCTTGGTGCAAATGCGGTATTTGTGCACGCCGACGCCATGAAAGATCTGGAGGCCCTCTCTCAGCTCCCGGACAACATCGAGCGTTTTGTCACCACATGCTCGCCCGAATTATTCGAGGAGCTAGAGGACAAGGATTACCGAGTATTCCGACTTCCGGCCCTGTCGCTGAATCGAATCGACGCTATTAAGATGGGTGTGGTCATCGCGCTCAGCGAAGGCGCGATTTCGAAAAAAGACACCATTGTCTGCCTCTCCGGCCTTTCGGAAAACCAGCGGATTGACACTCTTATTGTTTTCCAGCTGGATCAGGAAAAAGAGATGATGCTCACCTCCGAGACCAAGAGCGAATTGAACGGGGTGGACCCGAAAGTATTTTCAGCCCTCCTGTCGCTCTCGCTCGAATTGGCCTCAGAGGGGCGCGAGGGGAAATCCAGGGGGGCGCTCTTCGTTCTCGGAGATCATGATATCGTTCTTCAATATTCGCGCCAGATGGTCATTAATCCATTTCATGGCTATCCTGAGGAGCAGCGGAACATTCTAGATCCCGCCCTCAGGGAAACGGTTAAGGAGTTCAGTGCAATAGACGGCGCTTTCGTCATCAGGGGAGATGGTATTATTGAGGCTGCGGGCCGCCACCTGAACGCTGCCGGGGATATCGAACTTCCGGCAGGGCTCGGCACACGCCACATGGCCGCCGCTGGCATCTCCGAGGTAAGCGAGGCAACCTCTTTCGTTATTAGTGAATCTACAGGCACCGTCAGCGTCTTTAAGGACGGGAAAATATTCATGCAGATTGGAAAATCGCAACCCACCAAGAGAAAGAAAACGACAAAAGGCAGTTAAACAATCTCACTCAGTTAAGGAAGACTTAGGATGAGCGCATTCAGCAAGATATCTAAAAAATTCAACATCTACGGCGTACTGTTCGGAGCAACGGCTGGTGTTATCGCTGCCCTTTTAGGAATCGCCTCTGTACTCATCATGTTGGATATGCTTGGCATTTCCATTCCTTAACCCTACGGGAATAACGCCTGGATGATCCTCGACACGTTCGAGCGCTATAAACATAATCTATTCCTGTCTCCTATCACCTCCGGCACCCTTGAACATATCGGGAAGGTTTGCGGTATCACCGACTCATCCACCGTACTCGACATCGATTGCGGAAAAGGCGGGGCGGCGTTGACGCTGGCGGAAAAATTCAAATGCGCCGTCACCGGCATCGAATCCCAGGCCGAATTCGCCGAGGAGGCGCGGCGGCGAGCCATATTCGAAGATCTCGATCACTTTGTGAACATTATCGACTCTGGCCCCGAAGAATTGCCGTTCGACGATTTTTTCTTTGACCTCGCCTTATCTCTTGGCCATGTTCGTCCTTTTAATACCGCAAAAATACTTCTCGAATTATCCCGCGTAGTACGGGACGGGGGATGGATTGCGATCTCGGAAATGGTTTGGAAGTCTGGCGATTCCGACTCTGCCAACCCCGCCGTCAAGGAATGGGTTAACGGTTTTTCGCCTAGCCGAATTTCGGGCCTCGATGAGCGGATCAAGGAGCTATCCGGGGCCGGATTCTGGGTCGAATCGGCAGAACTTGAGGAGGATAAGTCATGGGAGGATTTTTACGCCCCTCAGGCTATGGCTATTTTAGAAAATCGTCATGAACACATAGGCTCCGCCGAGGCGAAATCAATACTCGATAAGTGGCAAAATGAACTTGAAATATTTCATGCCGCAGGCGGCAAAGAATCGCTGGGCTATGCTTGTTTTATATTGAGGTTGCCGTAGCACTAAAAAATTCGTCGGCATATGCTTTGTGCCTCGCCCTGTAAAACCGGACATCTACGCCGGAGGTCACACCAATGGTTAGCGAAAAAAAAGAGGCGAGCAAAATTCGCTCTCTTGGAATTTTGACCGGAGGCGGTGACTGTCCAGGCTTGAACGCTGTTATTCGGGCTGTCGTTCTCACCGCCGAGCGGGCTGGTGTTCGCATTCAAGGAATCCGCAACGCATACAGTGGATTAGTCCACAATCAATTCATCGATCTTGACTCTTCAAAAGTTGACCACCTACTTCAGTATGGCGGCACGATCCTAGGAAGCTCGAACCGCGATAATCCTTTTGAGTTCATGATGACCATCGACGGCGAGCGCCGCCCAGTCGATGTTTCCGACACGGTAATCAGCAACTTTCATAATGCTGGCCTTGACGGCCTCATCGCCATTGGTGGAGACGGAACGCTGCAAATAACGCATCGGCTCACCCAGAAAGGGCTTCCGGCGATTTGCGTGCCCAAAACTATCGACAATGACCTTCTCGCCACAGACGTTACTTTTGGATTCGACACCGCGGTAGGAACCGCCACCGAGGCCATCGACCGTCTGCGCACGACGGCGGAGAGCCACGGACGCTTGATGGTCGTCGAGGTGATGGGCCGAAACGCCGGATGGATAGCCCTGTTCTCGGGCCTGGCGGGTGGGGCCGACGTCATTCTTCTTCCCGAAATCCCTTTTACAATAGAAGCCATCGCCAACGACATCCGCATTGATCGCTCCTCGGGCAAGAATTTTAGTATCATTGTCGTGGCCGAGGGCGCCCATCTCAAGGACGGCGAGGTCGTGATTCAGAGAATGGCGGACGATCCGACTCATCCGCAGCGGCTTGGAGGAATCGGAAACATCGTGGGACACCTTCTTGAAGAGAAAACTGGATACGAAACGCGTGTTACGGTGCTCGGACATATCCAGCGGGGCGGGACCCCCTCGACCTACGACCGGAACCTATCCACACGCTTTGGCGTACACGCGGCCTTGACCGCCATAGAAGGGCGGTTCGGTCATCTCGTCGCCCTGCAAAACGGATCGATAACCCTGGTTCCCATGGCCGACGCCGCCCAAGGTCAACGCTTGGTTTCACTCGACAGCGATTTCATCGGAGTGGCACGCTCCGTCGGAATTTCTTTTGGCGATGAGAATTAACTAAACTGCCTATACCGGCAACACGGAGAATGCATGAGCGACATCATCTCATTAACTGCCCGGGAGCTCTCCGGCAAACTCAAGACAAGGGAAATCTCGTCTGAGGAAGCGACCCGGGCCTATCTCGATAGAATCGAGGAAACCGATGAGCGGGTACACGCCTACCTCACCATTTTAAGAGACAAAGCCATCGAGGGGGCGAGGCAAGCCGACAATCAACTTGCAGGAGAAGGCGGCGGGCCCTTGTTGGGAATGCCGGTGGCCATCAAGGATCTTCTCTGCATGAAGGACACCCCCACAACATGCGGCTCGAAATTCTTGGAGAATTTCATCGCGCCCTACGACGCCACCGCCGTTCGCAAACTCAAGGAGGCGGGTGCCGTTATTCTGGGCAAACTCAACATGGACGAATTCGCGATGGGCTCATCGACAGAGCACAGCGCCTTTGGCCCAAGCCGGAATCCTTGGAACCTGGAGACTACTCCTGGCGGGAGCAGCGGCGGATCGGCAGCGGCGGTTTCGGCACGCTCTTGCGCCCTGTCACTGGGATCGGACACAGGCGGCTCAATTCGCCAGCCCGCCGCCTGCTGCGGTGTGGTGGGAATGAAACCTACCTATGGGCGCGTATCGAGGTACGGGCTTATCGCTTTCGCAAGCTCGCTCGATCAGATCGGCCCCTTTTCACATACTGTCCACGATAGCGCGATGATGCTGACCGCCGTGAGCGGACACGATCCGTTGGACTCCACTTCGGCCGATGTCCCCGTCCCCGACTACACCGAAGGGTTGAAGCGGGGCGCAAAGGGGCTTCGAGTTGGGATACCAAAAGAATATTTCATCGACGGAATGGACCCGGAGGTCGAGGCATCGGTAAGACACGCCATCAAGGTCATGGAGGAGCAGGGGGCTGAGATCCATGAAATTTCGCTTCCCTCTACCGAGTACGCAATTCTCACCTACTACATCATCGCTCCGGCAGAGGCGAGCAGTAACCTGGCCCGCTATGATGGCGTACGCTTTGGGCTCAGGGAAGAGAGCGGCGCCTCGGAGTGGGGCCCGCTCCACGGCATGTATGCAGAGAGCAGGGAGAAGGGCTTTGGCGAGGAGGTCAAGCTTAGAATCATGCTAGGCACCTATGTCCTCTCATCAGGCTACTACGACGCTTATTACACCAAGGCCCAGAAGGTTCGCACGCTGATCTGCCAAGAGTTTGCAGAAGCGTTCAAGACAGTCGATGTCATCATGTCGGCGACGGCGCCGACGCCAGCCTTTCGCTTCGGCGAGCGGATAAATGATCCGATCAGCATGTATCTCTCTGACGTGCTAACAATTCCCTGCAACATGGCCGGCCTTCCCGGTATCAGTCAGCCTTGCGGATTTACATCTGATAAACTGCCAATAGGGCTCCAATTCGTGGGGAAACATTTCGGCGAGGAAGATATCTTTCGCGCTGCGGCGGCGTTCGAAAATGCCACCGAGTATCACCTCGCCCAGCCGCCACTTTAGAACAATATAGAGGAGTGCCATGAACGACGTGCGAAACATCACCGAGCTTTTGGGAGACGGCATCGCCGATGAGCTTAGGGATAGCGTGCATGCTGTCGCAGGGGCGCTTCCTGGCGAATACCATTTTGAAACGGTGGACCTTTCGTACGAAAATCGAAAAAAGGGGGGCCGGACACTCTACGATGAGGCGGTAAATTCGATGCTGCAAACCAGCATCGGCCTTAAATACCCAACCGCCACCATCGAGGAAAGCCCTAACGCCATCCTCAGGAAACTTCTGAAATTCTCCGTTATCCACAGACCGGTGACCACCATTCCCGGGATAAAAACTAATTTTTCGGGGAAAATCGATCTTGATATCGTCCGCGTTGCAACGGGCGGCACGTATGATGATCCCGGCCAGATGATCGGCGACTACGCGGCAGCGAGCCTGCGAATCGTGGACAGAAAAACCTGCGAGCAAGCTGCCCACTACGCCTTTTCTATCGCCATGCGCGAGCGCAAATCACTCACCTCCTCAAGTAAGTACACAATCCAGCGGGTAACAGACGGCTTGTTTGAAGATATCGTCGATGAGGTAGCGGGAGAGTTTCAGTTCTCTGGCCAGATCGTGCACAACAGAGAGCTTTTTGATGCTCTGCTGGCAAAGCTCGTGATGAAGCCAGAGCAGTTCCAGGTTGTTCTCGTTCTCAACGAATATGGAGACTTTCTCTCCGATCTTGCAAGCGGGCTCGTTGGAAGTCTTGGCTTGGGTGCATCCGTGTCTCTCTCCTTTGATGAGAAAAATCGCGTCTCCGTGGGCATGTTTGACGCCAGCCACGGCACCGCGCCCGACATCGCAGGCCAGGACAAGGCGAATCCAACAGCCATCCTCTTGGCCTTCTCGCTCCTTTTGCGGCATATCGGCGACACTAAAGCGGCAAACGCCCTACAAGACGGGTTATTTGATTGCATGGGAAAAGGAGAGACTACCGGTGATTTAGGTGGGCCTCACGGAACGACATCCTTTACTAAAATCTTAATCGAGCACGTTCAACAGAATTTAACAGCATCCTAAAGGAAACCACTGTCGATGGATTTTGAAACGATTATTGGGCTTGAAGTTCATGCCCAGATGAACACGAACACCAAGATTTTCTGCGGCTCTAGCGCGGCCTTCGGCGGCAAACCCAACCATCACACCTGCACGGTGGACCTCGGCCTTCCGGGCGTTCTCCCTGTGCTTAATAAAGAAGTGGTCGAGTACGCTCTTCGCCTCGGAATCGCCATAGGCGCCAAAATCACCCCGCTCTGCCGCTTCGCCCGTAAACACTACTTTTACCCGGACCTACCCAAGGGCTATCAAATCAGCCAGTACGAAGAACCACTCTGCGAGGGCGGCGAGGTGAAGATATTTCCAAAAGATGGGGAAATGAAAACTGTCCGCATCACAAGAATTCACATGGAAGAGGATGCCGGTAAACTTATTCATGGCGAGGAGATGAACGACACCTCCCACTCCTATGTAGATTTAAACCGGGCGGGTGTGCCCCTTCTTGAGATTGTCAGCGAGCCCGAT encodes the following:
- a CDS encoding ATP-dependent 6-phosphofructokinase, with translation MVSEKKEASKIRSLGILTGGGDCPGLNAVIRAVVLTAERAGVRIQGIRNAYSGLVHNQFIDLDSSKVDHLLQYGGTILGSSNRDNPFEFMMTIDGERRPVDVSDTVISNFHNAGLDGLIAIGGDGTLQITHRLTQKGLPAICVPKTIDNDLLATDVTFGFDTAVGTATEAIDRLRTTAESHGRLMVVEVMGRNAGWIALFSGLAGGADVILLPEIPFTIEAIANDIRIDRSSGKNFSIIVVAEGAHLKDGEVVIQRMADDPTHPQRLGGIGNIVGHLLEEKTGYETRVTVLGHIQRGGTPSTYDRNLSTRFGVHAALTAIEGRFGHLVALQNGSITLVPMADAAQGQRLVSLDSDFIGVARSVGISFGDEN
- a CDS encoding TAXI family TRAP transporter solute-binding subunit, producing MAVTAIAAVGFVATQVSAATNITIVGAGKGAGAFRMAAGLAEAVNKTSKKVNVTNRESKGFVANTRLVANGRSEIGMTNGIFVDFIQRGKKPFHKGKPKNTIRGIGPVSTSWFQVATFRKSGIKTYHDLAGKRFNMGPRGSSTLFMTKFITDNIGVTGKIRKDYMGWAAAATNMIDGKLDAFGIPNPVPSPAILRASRSHPLRILSIPDDVRDKFVAMSSGYYKANKDASAYNGMKGKKFKTVAYTIFAVTNVKVSNDVVYEVASRVYDKANRDFLINVFKGWKIGLDFASKSGEFINQMKNFNMNLHPGAARYWKEKGYKVN
- a CDS encoding DegQ family serine endoprotease — translated: MSLVITRSSASIAKTAMQAFFMLLIALSFTISAPAHAATAKIKGLPSLADLVEQLKPSVVNISSETIVKSQSRRGVPGMPGDPWSEMLRRFFEGQQAPPGFQGRPAPKQKNTSLGSGLIVDSEQGLVLTNNHVIEKATQITVMTQDKKRRKATVVGRDPRTDIALLRIEKKEGEKLPAVKLGNSDKLRVGDWVVAIGNPFGLAHTVTAGIVSAKGRVIGAGPYDNFIQTDASINPGNSGGPLFNLSGEVVGINTAIFSRGGGNIGIGFAIPINQAKDLMPQLRKGTVVRGFLGVSIQPVDDALAKALGLKNTKGALVSSLVTDGPSAKAGVKRGDVVLSLDGKAVESPRALSRMAARIAPGRKVKLIIFRNGKSMNITIISGKMPGPEQVASASGNTSMGKKLGIEGQNLTPEIARQIGAETKYGVLIVSVKQGSPADKAGIKRRDIIIEANKKTIKKVGDLSAAIKRSNKAGNLFLIERRGATRYVVVEGLS
- a CDS encoding methyltransferase domain-containing protein, yielding MILDTFERYKHNLFLSPITSGTLEHIGKVCGITDSSTVLDIDCGKGGAALTLAEKFKCAVTGIESQAEFAEEARRRAIFEDLDHFVNIIDSGPEELPFDDFFFDLALSLGHVRPFNTAKILLELSRVVRDGGWIAISEMVWKSGDSDSANPAVKEWVNGFSPSRISGLDERIKELSGAGFWVESAELEEDKSWEDFYAPQAMAILENRHEHIGSAEAKSILDKWQNELEIFHAAGGKESLGYACFILRLP
- a CDS encoding DMT family transporter, whose amino-acid sequence is MTDNSTAIIWALLTAAMLALQGVATARPLRHIGILAASLLTNIVNVVVLGLLGAYYYVDGQMTVVGMGWFALLGISAYSYGRFVYYKALFTIGPPRLTTMMSTAPLLSLGLAVLFLGERPGPAVLFGTFLVIMGVVFVSYEPSEKGWFHKGILWGFASALSLGMSAFIRKKGLASFPDPILTVAWANFVGAIVLSSLRPLVPAELFRWGGRSTIIAIILLGVLNSANQVFMNIAIKMGDVSVVTPIIASSPIFSIFFTALFLRGFERVRPAMVFGVFFTVGGMVFIVLGR
- a CDS encoding DMT family transporter, which encodes MTNETETVLLAFLAAFLAAGANITFARALAKVGSFTLAQISNMGNAVMLGFYGLYIFDISMFRWEAFAWFGVLGVTNFCINRWFFYTGMRTMGPSRHITIASLAPLPTLLIATVLLGERPGPLVLMGTAFVVVGVITVIYAPSKGRWFQAGIGWSLTCMLLFSVGGYMRNRGMHIMPASALLTAWAALVAVPTGEILRTALPNNILSWEKISWSLAPVIFLAIFFNSIQQVVMNISLQGQMSLAIPIMSTTPVIVMLLSAIFLRDIERLNRRVVVGIMITFLGMATIGIGRHG